From Desulfovibrio desulfuricans, a single genomic window includes:
- the nifB gene encoding nitrogenase cofactor biosynthesis protein NifB: MSANLVNLNTNPCKMCMPMGSVSAFYGISKSMSILHGSQGCSTYIRRHMATHYNEPVDIASSSLTEEGTVFGGTKNLLKGLENLIKLYNPEVIGVSTTCLAETIGEDVPAIIKQFKDEHPEVTATIIPVVSPGYSGSQYEGFFRALHAIVRHVPMNATPNNVVNIITGHLSAADTRALKLLLDASGLEYVLLPDLSQNLDGGHEDDYNRLPQYGTTLARIGLMAGARMTLELAPFCPDGYSPGAYLRDTYGVPLLRMNLPVGLRDTDAFIATLEALGGAIPATVREERARYLDAMIDAHKYNAQSRVAVFGEPDMVLALVRASCENGAVPVVAATGSRCAAFEKTLAPDMAQATETQFSGDYDILNFADFAAIENALLARKANLMLGNSDGRRIEERHHVPLLRYGFPIHDRVGGQRTRMLFYDGSLSLMEATANAMLQFTEGSFREELLNKYFKDEAVMEADASRIEVAAPATEPLVPVTAPSAVHAAGSAAAVNAERTKSHPCFSCGACATSARLHLPIAPKCNLSCNYCLRKYDCVNESRPGVTTAVLTPAQAFDHFMKVKRDMPNLTVVGIAGPGDTLANPEETFRTLEMIRKEDPNITFCMSTNGLALPEYVEDMKRVGVSHATVTINAVDPVIGAQIYKFAMYRGKKYTGETAAALLLANQMAGLRALSQAGIVSKVNTVLLKGINDGHIPQVVETARELGAVMTNIMQLIPVKGSVFENMPLVSNKELMDMRRSCEPTLKQMYHCKQCRADAVGLLGDDKSIDYRPPVAEKAPVVEEAKPAVARKIRIAVASKTGMTVDQHFGQAEQFYIYESDGDAASYVETRSVSKYCNGMDDCGEKAGRMAGILAAVDDCKGVLALRIGESPLKKLETKGIRVFTLYENVDKAVNDAARALCG, translated from the coding sequence ATGAGCGCCAATCTTGTCAACCTGAATACAAATCCCTGCAAGATGTGCATGCCCATGGGTTCGGTAAGCGCCTTTTACGGCATCAGCAAGAGCATGAGCATTCTGCACGGTTCGCAGGGGTGCAGCACCTACATTCGGCGGCACATGGCAACACATTACAATGAGCCGGTGGATATCGCCTCCTCTTCGCTTACAGAAGAAGGCACGGTCTTTGGCGGCACCAAGAATCTGCTCAAGGGGCTTGAAAACCTCATCAAGCTCTACAACCCCGAGGTGATCGGCGTTTCCACCACCTGTCTTGCCGAAACCATCGGCGAGGACGTGCCCGCCATCATCAAGCAGTTCAAGGACGAACACCCGGAAGTGACGGCCACCATCATTCCCGTGGTCTCGCCGGGCTACAGCGGCTCGCAGTACGAGGGATTTTTCCGCGCTTTGCACGCCATTGTGCGCCATGTGCCCATGAACGCCACGCCCAACAACGTGGTCAACATCATCACCGGGCACCTCTCTGCGGCGGATACCAGAGCGCTCAAGCTGCTGCTTGACGCCAGCGGCCTTGAATACGTGCTGCTGCCCGACCTTTCGCAGAATCTTGATGGCGGGCATGAAGATGACTATAACAGGCTGCCCCAGTATGGCACCACGCTTGCCCGCATCGGCCTCATGGCTGGCGCGCGCATGACGCTCGAACTTGCGCCCTTTTGCCCCGACGGCTATTCCCCTGGCGCGTACCTTCGCGATACTTACGGAGTGCCGCTCCTGCGCATGAACCTGCCCGTGGGCCTGCGCGATACCGACGCCTTTATAGCCACGCTTGAAGCCCTTGGCGGGGCCATTCCCGCCACTGTGCGTGAAGAACGCGCCCGCTACCTTGACGCCATGATCGATGCGCACAAGTATAACGCCCAGAGCCGCGTTGCCGTATTTGGCGAGCCGGACATGGTGCTGGCCCTTGTGCGCGCCTCGTGCGAAAACGGAGCCGTCCCCGTGGTGGCCGCCACCGGCAGCCGCTGCGCCGCCTTTGAAAAAACGCTTGCGCCCGACATGGCTCAGGCTACGGAAACCCAGTTCAGCGGCGATTACGACATTCTCAATTTTGCAGACTTTGCCGCCATTGAAAACGCGCTGCTTGCGCGCAAGGCCAACCTCATGCTTGGCAATTCCGATGGCCGCCGCATTGAGGAGCGTCACCATGTTCCGCTGCTGCGCTACGGCTTTCCCATCCACGACAGGGTTGGCGGCCAGCGCACACGCATGCTCTTCTATGACGGCTCGCTCAGCCTCATGGAAGCCACGGCAAACGCCATGTTGCAGTTCACCGAGGGCAGCTTCCGCGAGGAGCTTCTCAACAAATACTTCAAGGATGAAGCCGTCATGGAAGCTGATGCCTCCCGCATAGAAGTTGCGGCCCCGGCCACGGAGCCTCTTGTGCCTGTAACAGCCCCTTCAGCCGTCCATGCCGCTGGCAGCGCCGCCGCCGTCAATGCGGAGCGCACCAAGTCCCACCCCTGTTTTTCCTGTGGGGCCTGTGCCACCTCGGCGCGCCTGCACCTGCCCATCGCGCCCAAGTGCAACCTGAGCTGCAACTACTGCCTGCGCAAGTACGACTGCGTTAACGAAAGCCGCCCCGGCGTCACCACCGCCGTGCTCACGCCCGCGCAGGCTTTTGACCACTTTATGAAAGTAAAGCGCGACATGCCCAATCTTACGGTTGTGGGCATCGCCGGCCCCGGCGACACGCTGGCAAATCCCGAGGAAACCTTCCGCACGCTGGAGATGATCCGCAAGGAAGACCCCAATATCACCTTCTGCATGTCCACCAACGGTCTGGCTCTGCCGGAATACGTGGAAGACATGAAGCGCGTGGGCGTAAGCCACGCCACCGTGACCATCAACGCCGTTGACCCGGTCATTGGCGCGCAGATTTACAAGTTTGCCATGTATCGTGGCAAGAAATACACGGGCGAAACCGCAGCCGCCCTCCTGCTGGCAAACCAGATGGCGGGCCTGCGCGCCCTCTCCCAGGCTGGCATTGTGAGCAAGGTCAACACGGTGCTACTCAAGGGCATCAACGACGGGCACATTCCGCAGGTGGTGGAAACCGCGCGCGAGCTTGGCGCTGTGATGACCAACATCATGCAGCTTATCCCGGTCAAGGGCAGCGTTTTTGAAAACATGCCCCTCGTGAGCAACAAGGAACTCATGGACATGCGCCGCAGCTGCGAGCCCACGCTCAAGCAGATGTACCATTGCAAGCAGTGCCGCGCCGACGCCGTGGGCCTGCTGGGCGACGACAAATCCATTGATTACCGCCCGCCCGTGGCCGAAAAGGCCCCCGTGGTGGAAGAAGCCAAGCCCGCCGTGGCCCGCAAGATACGCATTGCCGTAGCTTCCAAGACAGGCATGACGGTTGATCAGCACTTTGGTCAGGCCGAACAGTTCTACATCTACGAAAGCGATGGCGACGCCGCCAGCTACGTGGAAACCCGCAGTGTTTCCAAATACTGCAATGGCATGGACGACTGCGGCGAAAAGGCCGGGCGCATGGCGGGCATACTGGCCGCCGTGGACGACTGCAAGGGCGTGCTGGCCCTGCGCATAGGCGAAAGCCCGCTGAAAAAGCTTGAGACAAAGGGAATCCGCGTGTTCACCCTCTATGAAAATGTGGATAAGGCCGTGAATGACGCCGCCAGGGCGCTCTGCGGATAA
- the nifE gene encoding nitrogenase iron-molybdenum cofactor biosynthesis protein NifE, translating to MAMEILEERRTSIKEKGNKGGGCCSGDGLRCDTASVAGSVSQRACVYCGARVVLNPITDAFHIVHGPIGCASYTWDIRGSLTSGSELFRNSFSTDLQEKDIVFGGAEKLTRAIDEAVANYAPKLIFVYATCIVGVIGDDVEAVCRNAEKKHGIRVIAVKAPGFSGTKSTGYRMACNALVQLMEPHKEQPKIKGVNILGDYNLAGEMWIIRNYLREMGIPIVATLTGDAAYETLIKAPAAQLNIVQCAGSMMYLAHRMEDEMGVPWMRASFFGVEDTSTALRQVAERLNDDYAKRKAEALISERGAKAEAFLEQYKPHFVGKKAAIFVGGGFKAISLIRQFNEMGIETVVVGTQTGKPEDYEIISSLVNPGTVILDDANPAELETFMKQKGADILVGGVKERPLAYKLGIAFCDHNHERKHALGGFEGVENFTREVNLSINSPVWQFTRSSASFAEATQAQASLVREALAARAAHF from the coding sequence ATGGCTATGGAAATACTTGAAGAACGCCGTACGTCCATCAAGGAAAAGGGAAACAAGGGCGGGGGCTGCTGTAGCGGCGACGGCCTGCGTTGCGATACGGCCAGCGTGGCCGGTTCCGTGAGCCAGCGGGCCTGCGTGTACTGCGGTGCGCGCGTGGTGTTAAACCCCATTACCGATGCCTTTCATATCGTTCACGGCCCCATCGGCTGCGCCAGCTACACCTGGGACATTCGCGGCAGCCTCACCAGCGGGTCGGAACTGTTCCGCAACAGTTTTTCCACTGACTTGCAGGAAAAGGACATCGTCTTTGGCGGTGCGGAAAAGCTCACCCGCGCCATTGACGAGGCCGTGGCCAACTATGCGCCCAAGCTCATCTTTGTGTACGCTACCTGCATTGTGGGCGTAATCGGCGACGATGTGGAAGCCGTGTGCCGCAATGCGGAAAAAAAGCACGGCATCCGCGTGATCGCGGTCAAGGCTCCGGGCTTTTCGGGCACCAAGTCCACAGGCTACCGCATGGCCTGCAACGCCCTTGTGCAGCTTATGGAGCCGCACAAGGAACAGCCCAAGATCAAGGGCGTCAACATCCTTGGCGACTACAACCTTGCGGGCGAAATGTGGATTATCCGCAACTACCTGCGCGAGATGGGCATTCCCATTGTCGCCACCCTCACGGGCGACGCCGCGTACGAAACGCTCATCAAGGCTCCGGCTGCACAGCTCAACATCGTGCAGTGCGCTGGCTCCATGATGTATCTGGCCCACCGCATGGAAGACGAAATGGGCGTTCCCTGGATGCGCGCCAGCTTCTTTGGGGTGGAAGACACCTCCACAGCCCTGCGACAGGTGGCCGAACGCCTCAATGACGACTACGCAAAGCGCAAGGCTGAGGCTCTTATTTCTGAACGCGGCGCAAAGGCTGAAGCTTTTCTTGAACAGTACAAGCCGCACTTTGTGGGCAAAAAGGCCGCCATTTTTGTGGGCGGCGGCTTCAAGGCCATATCGCTCATCCGTCAGTTTAACGAGATGGGCATTGAAACCGTAGTGGTCGGCACCCAGACCGGCAAGCCTGAAGATTATGAAATCATTTCAAGCCTCGTTAACCCCGGCACTGTCATTCTGGACGATGCCAACCCGGCAGAGCTTGAAACCTTCATGAAGCAGAAAGGCGCGGATATTCTGGTTGGCGGCGTCAAGGAACGCCCCCTCGCCTACAAGCTTGGCATTGCCTTTTGCGACCACAATCACGAGCGCAAGCACGCTCTGGGCGGTTTTGAAGGCGTGGAAAACTTCACCCGCGAGGTGAACCTTTCCATCAACAGCCCTGTGTGGCAGTTCACGCGCAGCTCTGCCTCATTTGCCGAGGCAACGCAGGCGCAGGCCAGCCTTGTGCGTGAAGCACTGGCAGCAAGAGCAGCACATTTCTAG
- a CDS encoding homocitrate synthase/isopropylmalate synthase family protein, whose translation MPQLVDRTLCLLYRVLPAAHSQEERQTADAFALWAGEWIDLMHHMGFVVEIPPDLQFAAASVKARRTGKRPILNGPWARLSGCCDALYTFETELWPRFAAIKDTVEFCPGDHAGCATALAVLWMLKGGPRVAGCIGGSALHGPDAGPALEEVALSLYAQGLETGLTHLDKLPEATALLREAGQEVSHHKAVLGADIFAVESGIHVDGIVKKPFLYEPYTPATVGLERQIVVGKHSGRVSLRIKARQLGLNLPRTAEEHMLELVQQLAERQQCSLTDAQFLDLCHACHPPESLSSARTDCCGLSGATASVEVGHA comes from the coding sequence ATGCCGCAACTGGTGGACAGAACGCTCTGCCTGCTCTACCGGGTGCTGCCAGCCGCGCACTCGCAAGAGGAAAGGCAGACCGCAGACGCATTTGCGCTCTGGGCCGGGGAATGGATCGACCTCATGCACCATATGGGTTTTGTGGTCGAAATTCCCCCAGACCTGCAATTTGCAGCAGCCAGCGTCAAGGCCCGCCGCACGGGCAAACGCCCGATCCTTAACGGGCCGTGGGCGCGCCTGAGCGGTTGCTGTGACGCCCTTTATACCTTTGAAACGGAACTCTGGCCGCGCTTTGCCGCCATCAAGGATACCGTGGAGTTCTGCCCCGGCGATCATGCAGGCTGCGCCACGGCTCTTGCCGTGCTGTGGATGCTCAAGGGCGGCCCCCGTGTGGCGGGCTGCATTGGCGGCTCTGCCCTGCACGGCCCCGATGCCGGGCCTGCGCTGGAAGAAGTGGCCCTGAGCCTGTACGCCCAGGGTCTGGAAACCGGCCTGACGCATCTGGACAAACTGCCTGAAGCAACAGCTCTGCTCAGGGAGGCAGGCCAGGAAGTTTCCCACCACAAGGCCGTGCTGGGAGCGGATATTTTTGCTGTAGAATCCGGCATCCACGTGGACGGCATTGTAAAAAAACCCTTTCTTTACGAGCCGTACACGCCAGCTACTGTAGGGCTTGAACGCCAGATTGTGGTGGGCAAGCACTCAGGGCGTGTTTCGTTGCGCATCAAGGCCCGCCAGCTTGGTTTGAACTTGCCGCGCACGGCGGAAGAACATATGCTGGAACTGGTTCAGCAGCTTGCCGAGCGCCAGCAATGCAGCCTGACCGATGCCCAGTTTCTCGACCTGTGTCACGCATGCCATCCCCCCGAATCCTTGTCTTCTGCCCGAACGGACTGTTGCGGTCTTTCGGGCGCAACGGCTTCTGTGGAGGTGGGCCATGCCTGA
- a CDS encoding nitrogenase component 1, giving the protein MLDLTPKTHVNRSGVLINPCKTCQPVGALFAALGVRNCMPYSHGSQGCASYHRTYLTRHFKEPAIAVTSSFTEGACVFGGGPNIRQGVKTTFEVYNPDIIAVHTTCLSETIGDDLKTYIDEMEIPDDKLVVHCNTPSYVGSHVTGFGNMMAGFINYLAAKGKTTETVAVFPGFVNPGDIREYKHLVNLMKLKSIMFPDCSNVMDAPMTGEYKMYPDGGTTVEEIRALGTCRKVLALGRLTSEEPAAQLKRKCGVDFDLLPLPIGLADTDAFVMAMANLNGGEVDPLIDEERGRLLDLMLDANPYFYGKKVAVYGDPDTVLGMTRFCLELGMIPKYVLTGTPGETFVKLAKAMFKEYGKEEECQAFAAKDLFDLHQFIKEEPVDLLLGNSHGKQIAKAEGIPLVRAGFPVLDRYGHASLPMVGYRGAFQLATRIADTLMEEFDRNCADEDMDLIM; this is encoded by the coding sequence ATGCTTGACCTCACCCCAAAGACACATGTGAACAGATCGGGCGTTCTTATCAACCCGTGCAAGACCTGTCAGCCGGTGGGCGCGCTGTTTGCCGCCCTGGGCGTGCGCAACTGCATGCCTTACAGCCACGGATCGCAGGGTTGTGCTTCTTACCACCGCACCTACCTTACGCGTCACTTTAAGGAACCAGCCATTGCCGTCACCAGTTCCTTTACGGAAGGCGCCTGCGTGTTCGGCGGCGGCCCCAACATCCGTCAGGGCGTCAAGACCACTTTTGAGGTCTATAACCCCGACATTATTGCCGTGCATACCACATGTCTTTCTGAAACCATCGGCGATGACCTCAAGACCTACATCGACGAAATGGAAATTCCGGACGACAAGCTCGTGGTGCACTGCAACACGCCGAGCTACGTTGGCTCGCACGTGACGGGCTTTGGCAACATGATGGCCGGTTTTATCAACTACCTTGCCGCCAAGGGCAAAACCACGGAAACCGTGGCGGTGTTCCCCGGTTTTGTGAACCCTGGCGACATCCGTGAATACAAGCACCTTGTGAACCTGATGAAGCTCAAGTCCATCATGTTCCCCGATTGCAGCAACGTCATGGATGCCCCCATGACCGGCGAATACAAGATGTACCCTGATGGCGGCACCACGGTTGAAGAAATCCGCGCCCTTGGCACCTGCCGTAAGGTTCTGGCCCTTGGCCGCCTGACCAGCGAGGAACCCGCGGCCCAACTCAAGCGCAAGTGCGGCGTGGATTTTGACCTGCTTCCCCTGCCCATCGGCCTGGCCGATACCGATGCCTTTGTCATGGCCATGGCAAACCTCAATGGCGGCGAAGTTGACCCGCTTATTGACGAAGAACGTGGTCGCCTGCTTGACCTCATGCTGGACGCCAACCCGTACTTCTACGGCAAGAAAGTTGCCGTGTACGGCGACCCCGACACAGTGCTTGGCATGACCCGCTTCTGCCTCGAACTGGGCATGATCCCCAAGTACGTGCTTACCGGTACGCCCGGCGAAACCTTCGTCAAGCTGGCCAAGGCCATGTTCAAGGAATACGGCAAGGAAGAAGAATGCCAGGCCTTTGCCGCCAAGGACCTCTTTGACCTGCACCAGTTCATCAAGGAAGAACCCGTTGACCTCTTGCTCGGCAACTCTCACGGCAAGCAGATCGCCAAGGCCGAGGGCATTCCGCTGGTTCGCGCCGGTTTCCCGGTGCTTGACCGCTACGGACACGCCTCGCTGCCCATGGTCGGCTACCGTGGAGCCTTCCAGCTCGCCACCCGGATCGCTGATACGCTCATGGAAGAGTTTGACCGCAACTGCGCTGACGAAGATATGGATCTGATTATGTAA
- a CDS encoding cation:proton antiporter domain-containing protein — protein sequence MEVPLLYEIVIIFLLSIFVTIVCNRIKLPATVGFLLTGVLCGPSLLGIVKDMQAIDHIAELGVAMLLFTIGMELSGEALNRLKRPVFLGGSLQIGLTVLAVAGIAMLLRDATYQKGLFWGCLVALSSSAIVLRILQERGATNTPTGRLSLAILVFQDIMVAPMLLAVPLLAGTLELSLQGAVFSTLRVVVVLGGVLLFARFGLNRLMEAVVRTRTREILLLSTLGLCLGMAMLTNHLGLSLSLGAFLAGLMLARSEYSMSVISGILPYRDVFMSLFFISVGMMLNLEFFLEHFVAIIVLTVLFIVIKSLLTLPSVLVQGYPLRAAIITSLSLAQVGEFAFVLAASGLAAGLFDMNAYQTFLDVSVLTMMLTPGLMAVAPRIADKVAGKRNERMLAKAEDHEGACAMDDHLIIVGFGISGKHLAHVARESGVCYTILEMNPETVTRYRHKEPISHGDASQPIVLEHLGVTRARVLAIVISDPAAVRSIVIEARRFNPNLHIIARTRFVSEVAPLRALGADEVIAEEFETSIEVFSRVLTRYLVPRQDIDSFAARIRQENYRMIRRMSASVNSLDSMVSRLPEMGVQAMRLAAASPLCGISLAQSQMRRKYGVTVIAILRDGVTQASPEPNDQFQADDVVYLFGKTDKLLAIAPLFSGPLRESGKETSPPPKAA from the coding sequence ATGGAAGTTCCTTTGCTCTATGAAATCGTCATTATTTTTCTTCTTTCAATATTCGTCACCATCGTCTGCAACAGAATAAAACTGCCCGCTACCGTGGGCTTTCTGCTTACAGGCGTTTTGTGCGGCCCGTCCCTGCTTGGTATCGTCAAGGATATGCAGGCCATTGATCATATTGCTGAACTCGGCGTTGCCATGTTGCTGTTCACAATAGGCATGGAACTTTCCGGCGAGGCCCTCAACCGCCTGAAACGGCCCGTTTTTCTGGGCGGCAGCCTACAAATCGGCCTGACAGTTCTTGCCGTGGCGGGCATAGCCATGCTGCTGCGCGATGCCACCTACCAGAAAGGCCTTTTCTGGGGCTGTCTGGTGGCGCTTTCGTCGTCGGCCATCGTGCTGCGCATTTTGCAGGAGCGCGGGGCCACAAACACGCCTACGGGCCGCCTTTCCCTCGCCATCCTTGTTTTTCAGGACATTATGGTAGCGCCCATGCTGCTGGCGGTGCCGCTGCTTGCGGGCACGCTTGAGCTTTCTCTCCAGGGCGCGGTGTTCTCCACCCTGCGCGTGGTGGTGGTATTGGGCGGCGTACTGCTGTTTGCCCGCTTTGGCCTCAACAGGCTTATGGAAGCCGTGGTACGCACCCGCACGAGGGAAATACTGCTGCTCTCCACACTTGGCCTGTGCCTTGGCATGGCCATGCTGACCAACCATCTGGGCCTTTCGCTCTCGCTTGGGGCCTTTTTGGCAGGTTTGATGCTTGCCCGGTCGGAATACAGCATGAGCGTTATTTCGGGCATTCTGCCCTACCGCGATGTTTTCATGAGCCTGTTTTTCATCTCGGTAGGCATGATGCTGAATCTGGAGTTTTTTTTAGAGCATTTTGTCGCCATTATTGTTCTGACGGTGCTGTTCATTGTCATAAAATCCCTGCTCACCCTGCCTTCGGTGCTGGTGCAGGGCTATCCCTTGCGCGCGGCCATCATCACCTCCCTCTCTCTCGCGCAGGTGGGCGAATTTGCCTTTGTTCTTGCGGCATCTGGTCTGGCGGCCGGGTTGTTCGACATGAACGCCTACCAGACATTCCTTGACGTAAGCGTGCTCACCATGATGCTGACCCCCGGCCTTATGGCTGTGGCCCCGCGTATTGCCGACAAGGTTGCGGGCAAGCGCAACGAAAGGATGCTCGCCAAGGCCGAAGACCACGAAGGCGCCTGCGCCATGGATGACCACCTGATTATTGTGGGCTTTGGCATCAGCGGAAAACATCTGGCCCATGTGGCCCGAGAATCGGGCGTATGTTACACCATCCTCGAAATGAATCCTGAAACCGTTACCCGCTATCGGCACAAGGAACCCATTTCGCACGGCGACGCCTCGCAGCCCATTGTGCTGGAGCATCTGGGCGTCACCAGGGCGCGTGTGCTCGCCATCGTCATTTCCGACCCGGCGGCGGTGCGCTCCATTGTTATTGAAGCCCGCCGCTTCAACCCCAACCTGCACATCATTGCGCGCACCCGCTTTGTGAGCGAGGTGGCACCGCTGCGCGCGCTTGGCGCGGACGAGGTGATCGCTGAAGAATTTGAAACTTCCATTGAGGTTTTCAGCCGCGTGCTGACGCGCTATCTGGTTCCCCGACAGGATATAGATTCCTTTGCCGCGCGTATCCGGCAGGAGAATTACCGCATGATCCGCCGCATGAGCGCATCGGTAAACTCGCTTGATTCCATGGTCAGCCGCCTGCCGGAGATGGGCGTTCAGGCCATGCGCCTTGCCGCCGCCTCGCCCCTTTGCGGCATCAGCCTTGCCCAAAGCCAGATGCGCCGCAAATACGGCGTAACGGTCATTGCCATTCTGCGTGACGGCGTAACCCAGGCATCGCCCGAACCCAACGACCAGTTCCAGGCCGATGACGTGGTTTATCTGTTTGGCAAAACAGATAAACTTCTGGCAATAGCCCCGCTCTTTTCCGGCCCCTTGCGCGAATCCGGCAAGGAAACCAGCCCCCCGCCCAAGGCTGCATAG
- a CDS encoding Fe-only nitrogenase accessory AnfO family protein, with amino-acid sequence MKCDCIAVLVNTDNSITAMENCTHLSLWQRDWSTGKGWHACDPVPFSLEGCATLPQIRDRLRQLALLLPAEAAIAGASISGLAYNELSRMGFCLCELDAFSPDILDALASEILASAQGEAQVPIAPTPTDTPGVYSINLMEVQAAHPEITSKKALRPFFASTPFVELELICGHMPPWLEEHMRQQRLTCALTRQEDGTVRARISHALCGESAANGR; translated from the coding sequence ATGAAATGCGACTGCATTGCAGTGTTGGTAAATACAGATAATTCAATCACCGCCATGGAAAACTGCACCCACCTTTCCCTCTGGCAGCGCGACTGGAGCACGGGCAAGGGCTGGCATGCCTGTGATCCAGTGCCTTTTTCTCTTGAAGGCTGCGCAACTCTGCCCCAGATACGCGACCGGCTGCGTCAACTGGCCCTTCTGCTGCCCGCAGAGGCAGCCATAGCCGGGGCCAGTATTTCCGGCCTTGCCTACAACGAACTGAGCCGGATGGGCTTTTGCCTGTGCGAGCTGGATGCATTCTCGCCCGATATTCTGGATGCCTTGGCCAGCGAGATTCTGGCTTCCGCCCAGGGGGAGGCTCAGGTTCCCATCGCGCCCACGCCCACAGATACACCCGGCGTATACAGCATCAATCTTATGGAAGTGCAGGCCGCACACCCTGAAATTACATCAAAAAAAGCCTTGCGTCCCTTTTTTGCGTCTACGCCCTTTGTGGAACTGGAACTCATCTGCGGGCACATGCCCCCCTGGCTTGAGGAGCACATGCGCCAGCAGCGCCTGACATGCGCCCTCACCCGGCAGGAAGACGGAACCGTCCGCGCCCGTATTTCACACGCGCTTTGCGGCGAATCTGCGGCCAATGGACGTTAG
- a CDS encoding homocitrate synthase encodes MPEIIIVDTTLRDGEQAPGFAFPPALKIRLAAMMDEAGVDQIEAGVPAMGENEKATIRSIREACSNARVSTWNRLRESDVRHSFDCSPHIIHLCCPVSDRQIKDKLKTTRAEVMASLAKCAALAASRGAEVTVGFEDASHASPDQLREAAKAARQCGVVRVRLSDTVGCYTPDKVWRAVRMLREAGVDVEIHAHNDFGMAVANSLMAVNAGARYVNTTLWGIGERAGNCGLATFTAAAARLGNTSCAVDARKALELERLAATLLPQKSMNGWGKHLGYSYGTRPFGL; translated from the coding sequence ATGCCTGAGATCATTATTGTCGATACCACCCTGCGCGACGGCGAGCAGGCTCCCGGCTTTGCATTCCCCCCTGCCCTGAAAATCCGCCTTGCCGCCATGATGGACGAAGCTGGCGTGGACCAGATCGAGGCGGGCGTTCCCGCCATGGGCGAAAACGAAAAGGCCACCATCCGCTCCATCCGCGAGGCCTGTTCCAATGCCCGCGTTTCCACCTGGAACCGCCTGCGTGAAAGCGATGTGCGCCACTCCTTTGACTGCTCTCCACATATCATTCATCTATGCTGCCCGGTTTCTGACCGGCAGATCAAGGACAAGCTCAAAACCACCCGCGCCGAAGTGATGGCCTCCCTTGCCAAGTGCGCGGCACTCGCCGCAAGCCGTGGAGCGGAAGTGACGGTTGGCTTTGAAGACGCCTCCCACGCTTCGCCCGACCAGTTGCGCGAAGCGGCAAAGGCGGCACGCCAGTGCGGCGTGGTGCGGGTGCGGCTCAGCGATACCGTGGGCTGTTACACGCCAGACAAGGTCTGGCGGGCCGTGCGCATGCTGCGCGAGGCAGGAGTGGATGTGGAAATCCATGCGCACAACGACTTTGGCATGGCTGTTGCCAATTCACTCATGGCTGTGAACGCCGGGGCGCGCTACGTCAATACAACGTTGTGGGGCATTGGCGAACGGGCGGGCAACTGCGGGCTTGCCACCTTTACGGCGGCGGCCGCGCGGCTTGGCAATACCTCCTGCGCCGTAGATGCGCGCAAGGCACTTGAACTGGAACGCCTTGCGGCTACACTTTTGCCGCAAAAATCCATGAACGGCTGGGGCAAGCATCTGGGGTATAGCTATGGCACGCGCCCCTTTGGTCTTTAA
- a CDS encoding CoA-binding protein has protein sequence MLDDRLMRAMFGESRSIAIIGAKDKAGQAVDRVGRYLLEQGYRIFPVHPVRKTVWGLPAATCLAELPEPVDIVNLFRAPEYCPAHAQEVLDLPWKPKVFWMQLGIRSIEARQMLARTGMTVVEDSCIMVEHERLMRPSLTF, from the coding sequence ATGCTTGACGACAGACTGATGCGCGCCATGTTTGGCGAATCACGCAGCATCGCCATTATCGGTGCCAAGGACAAAGCCGGACAGGCCGTGGACAGGGTCGGGCGCTATCTGCTGGAGCAGGGATACAGGATTTTTCCTGTCCATCCTGTGCGCAAGACCGTATGGGGGCTGCCTGCGGCAACCTGCCTTGCGGAGCTGCCCGAGCCTGTGGATATCGTCAATCTGTTTCGTGCGCCGGAATACTGCCCTGCCCACGCGCAGGAAGTACTGGATCTGCCCTGGAAACCAAAAGTTTTCTGGATGCAGCTTGGCATACGCTCGATCGAGGCACGTCAGATGTTAGCCCGTACAGGCATGACAGTGGTTGAAGATTCCTGCATCATGGTGGAACACGAGCGCCTCATGCGCCCCTCTCTCACTTTTTAA